One segment of Natronobacterium texcoconense DNA contains the following:
- the tnpA gene encoding IS200/IS605 family transposase, protein MGEERSNHTVYNVNYHFVWCSKYRHAILEPIEESLEASFRDVCDEYGYEILALHISPDHVHLFLSAHPKHSPSEIVRTVKSITAREMWEQHEPFLEEYLWGGG, encoded by the coding sequence ATGGGCGAGGAACGGTCGAATCACACGGTGTACAACGTCAACTACCACTTCGTGTGGTGCTCGAAGTATCGCCATGCGATTCTCGAACCAATCGAGGAATCACTGGAAGCGAGTTTCCGCGATGTGTGCGACGAGTACGGCTACGAGATACTAGCACTCCACATTTCTCCCGACCACGTACACCTGTTTCTGTCAGCCCATCCGAAGCACTCACCGAGCGAAATCGTGCGGACGGTTAAGAGCATCACGGCACGGGAGATGTGGGAACAGCACGAACCGTTCTTGGAGGAATACCTGTGGGGTGGCGGATT
- a CDS encoding DUF2080 family transposase-associated protein — translation MANRFEIDGEEVLDGEVKPFGNSAHVTVPKRWRGADVKVVRTSEPTEQDDE, via the coding sequence ATGGCGAATCGCTTTGAAATCGACGGCGAGGAAGTCCTCGACGGCGAGGTCAAGCCGTTCGGGAACAGCGCCCACGTCACCGTCCCCAAACGCTGGCGTGGAGCCGACGTGAAAGTCGTCCGAACCTCAGAACCCACCGAACAAGACGACGAATGA
- the serA gene encoding phosphoglycerate dehydrogenase, translated as MKVLVTDPIADAGLDVLRDAGHEVETGYELEGEDLLEAVSDAGGLIVRSGTEVTEEVLEAAEELAIVGRAGIGVDNIDIDAATDEGVIVANAPEGNVRAAAEHTVAMTFATARSIPQAHIRLKDGEWAKSDYLGAELNGKTLGVVGLGRVGQEVAKKLDSLGMDIVAFDPYISEDRADRLGAELVEFEPCLERADFLTIHTPLTPETEGMIGEEELDLLEGGHLVNVGRGGIVQEDALAAKVEDGTLAGAALDVFAEEPLAEDSPLLEQDDVIVTPHLGASTEAAQENVATSTAEQVVAALAGEPVANALNAPSIDESAFPRVEPYIEIAETAGKVAAQLLDGRIESVEITYEGDIAEEDVEFVTASALKGVFEPLEWQVNAVNAPQIADDRGVDVTESKTRQAADFQSLISVQVGNGDEEVAVDGTLFAGDDPRIVRVDGYRVDAIPHGKMVVTRNTDEPGVIGLIGSVMGKHDVNIAGMFNARETIGGEALTVYNVDSQVPDEAKAELNEDERIIGVDYITLNGQ; from the coding sequence ATGAAAGTGCTCGTCACGGACCCCATCGCGGACGCGGGTCTGGACGTACTCAGAGACGCCGGCCACGAAGTCGAAACGGGCTACGAACTCGAGGGCGAGGACCTCCTCGAGGCAGTATCCGACGCAGGCGGGCTGATCGTCCGCTCCGGAACCGAAGTCACCGAGGAGGTGCTCGAGGCAGCCGAAGAGCTGGCCATCGTCGGCCGTGCGGGGATCGGCGTCGACAACATCGACATCGACGCCGCGACCGACGAGGGCGTCATCGTCGCCAACGCGCCGGAGGGCAACGTCCGCGCCGCGGCCGAACACACCGTCGCGATGACGTTCGCGACCGCACGCTCGATCCCACAGGCACACATCCGCCTGAAAGACGGCGAGTGGGCGAAAAGCGACTACCTCGGCGCCGAACTGAACGGAAAGACGCTCGGCGTCGTCGGCCTCGGTCGCGTCGGCCAGGAGGTCGCCAAGAAACTCGACTCGCTTGGAATGGACATCGTCGCCTTCGACCCCTACATCTCCGAGGACCGCGCCGACCGACTCGGTGCCGAACTCGTCGAGTTCGAGCCGTGTCTCGAGCGCGCCGACTTCCTGACGATCCACACGCCGCTGACCCCCGAGACCGAGGGGATGATCGGTGAGGAAGAACTCGATCTGCTCGAGGGCGGCCACCTCGTCAACGTCGGCCGTGGCGGTATCGTTCAGGAAGACGCGCTCGCCGCGAAAGTCGAAGACGGAACGCTCGCAGGTGCTGCACTCGACGTCTTCGCCGAGGAGCCACTGGCCGAGGACTCGCCGCTACTCGAGCAGGACGACGTTATCGTCACGCCACACCTCGGGGCCTCGACGGAAGCCGCCCAGGAGAACGTCGCGACCTCGACTGCCGAACAGGTCGTCGCCGCTCTCGCGGGCGAACCCGTCGCGAACGCGCTCAACGCCCCGTCGATCGACGAGAGTGCGTTCCCACGCGTCGAACCCTACATCGAGATCGCAGAGACCGCCGGCAAGGTCGCCGCGCAGTTGCTCGACGGCCGCATCGAAAGCGTCGAGATCACCTACGAAGGCGACATCGCCGAAGAAGACGTCGAGTTCGTCACCGCCTCTGCACTGAAAGGCGTCTTCGAACCGCTCGAGTGGCAGGTCAACGCGGTCAACGCACCGCAGATCGCCGACGACCGCGGCGTCGACGTCACCGAGTCCAAGACCCGCCAGGCCGCAGACTTCCAGAGCCTGATCTCGGTACAGGTCGGCAACGGCGACGAAGAGGTCGCGGTCGACGGAACGCTGTTCGCTGGCGACGATCCACGGATCGTCCGGGTCGACGGCTACCGCGTCGACGCGATCCCCCACGGGAAGATGGTCGTCACCCGAAACACCGACGAACCCGGTGTCATCGGCCTCATCGGGAGCGTAATGGGCAAACACGACGTCAACATCGCAGGGATGTTCAACGCCCGCGAGACGATCGGCGGCGAGGCACTGACCGTCTACAACGTCGACAGCCAGGTCCCCGACGAAGCCAAAGCGGAGTTGAACGAGGACGAACGGATCATCGGCGTCGACTACATCACCCTGAACGGGCAGTAA
- a CDS encoding AbrB/MazE/SpoVT family DNA-binding domain-containing protein — MNEGERRKIGERGQITIPKQLREALDLRGGDEVLVREEGEKIVIERPISREDLAEGYQKRTRQQQEIVDEMRGTAQEANDHLGDVPGWEK; from the coding sequence ATGAACGAGGGAGAACGGCGAAAAATCGGCGAGCGTGGACAAATAACGATCCCCAAACAGCTCCGGGAGGCGTTGGATCTCCGAGGTGGCGACGAAGTGCTCGTTCGTGAGGAGGGAGAGAAAATCGTCATCGAACGACCGATTTCACGCGAGGACCTCGCCGAGGGATATCAGAAACGAACCCGACAACAGCAGGAGATAGTCGACGAGATGCGTGGAACCGCACAGGAAGCGAACGATCACCTCGGCGACGTTCCCGGGTGGGAGAAATAA
- a CDS encoding RNA-guided endonuclease TnpB family protein encodes MTDAQALTKTLDFQLNIQSDNESLLYDACLEARSAYNETIRLAKEGVDWNAIPDRVADDADLVKNTTQRVVAKALGAMENYYEYDDFGQPSHTKDGTYPLRANYEEGYNLSLTDDGDVAFRISAKPYKHIKGVLEGDDAHFEILKTALESDEWNIGTAEALFHNGNAELHVNVTNTEQTVRDKQDSRTVVGVDVNEDNVALAALSEDGVEDTLVIDFPEIKFERHRYFTMRKRVQSAGKDSIHDALEGREERFVRDRLHKVSRHIVEWSRQFERPCIVFEDLKEMRDSIDYGTRMNRRLHHLPFRALQYYTSYKASFEEIPTAWINPEYTSQRCPMCGHTERANRNKKRFKCRDCGHQDHSDRGASVNIAVKGIEKHQDWNVPALNSLPVVRKVRRQASGAVDAPTVTHPTVRGYQADGQVGVSD; translated from the coding sequence ATGACCGACGCACAGGCTCTCACCAAGACGCTGGACTTCCAACTCAACATACAGAGTGACAACGAGAGCCTGCTGTACGACGCCTGCCTCGAAGCACGGTCGGCGTACAACGAAACCATCCGTCTCGCCAAAGAGGGCGTAGACTGGAACGCCATTCCCGACCGCGTGGCCGACGACGCCGATCTCGTGAAGAACACGACACAGCGCGTCGTTGCGAAGGCTCTTGGTGCGATGGAGAACTACTACGAGTACGACGACTTCGGCCAACCGAGCCATACCAAGGACGGCACGTACCCGCTTCGTGCGAACTACGAGGAAGGGTACAACCTATCGCTTACTGACGACGGCGACGTGGCGTTCCGCATCAGCGCGAAGCCGTACAAGCACATCAAAGGCGTCCTTGAAGGCGACGACGCCCACTTCGAAATTCTCAAGACCGCGCTCGAAAGCGACGAGTGGAATATTGGCACAGCAGAAGCCCTGTTCCACAACGGGAACGCCGAGTTGCACGTCAACGTCACCAACACCGAGCAGACCGTTCGAGACAAACAGGACTCGCGGACAGTCGTCGGCGTGGACGTGAACGAGGACAACGTGGCTCTGGCTGCGCTCTCCGAGGATGGGGTTGAGGACACGTTAGTCATTGACTTTCCCGAAATTAAGTTCGAGCGGCACCGCTATTTCACGATGCGGAAACGTGTCCAGAGCGCGGGGAAGGACAGTATCCACGATGCGCTCGAAGGGCGTGAGGAACGGTTTGTCCGCGACCGACTCCACAAGGTATCTCGGCACATCGTGGAGTGGAGCCGTCAGTTCGAGAGGCCGTGCATCGTCTTTGAAGACCTCAAAGAGATGCGCGACAGTATCGATTACGGCACGCGGATGAACCGACGCTTGCACCACCTCCCGTTCCGCGCTCTCCAATACTACACGTCGTACAAGGCGTCATTCGAGGAGATTCCGACTGCGTGGATTAACCCCGAGTACACCAGCCAGCGGTGTCCGATGTGTGGGCATACGGAGCGTGCGAATCGTAACAAGAAGCGGTTCAAGTGTCGGGACTGTGGGCATCAAGACCACAGCGACCGGGGTGCAAGCGTGAATATTGCCGTGAAAGGCATCGAGAAGCATCAGGACTGGAATGTGCCTGCTCTCAACAGCCTTCCCGTTGTTCGGAAGGTGCGACGGCAGGCATCGGGGGCCGTGGACGCCCCGACCGTGACCCACCCGACCGTTCGAGGCTATCAGGCCGATGGTCAGGTGGGAGTGTCCGACTAA
- a CDS encoding CPBP family intramembrane glutamic endopeptidase, with protein MSSPQPPEGESEGLPERSPLIAAAGAIGYVVGVFAFVIAASIVLTAGLAIAFFLADTPETFEWLLTGDGSIYLVVAEALLLGFGTVAAALLSFSLGWIPKRVVGFAVPTGRQLLVGVGATVGLVVLAALLSALVEFVGAPASDHALFDEDAPVSYYVVLAVLSILVIGPVEELLFRGLIQNYLRSAVTPVWAVVWTSVLFAVVHLPAYLTGAFSTAVASLAVIFVLSLVLGAIYERYRNVVLVMLIHGFYNAVLFGFEIVA; from the coding sequence ATGTCGTCCCCGCAACCACCAGAGGGTGAATCCGAAGGGCTGCCGGAGCGATCACCGCTGATCGCTGCCGCCGGTGCGATCGGTTACGTCGTCGGCGTGTTCGCGTTCGTCATCGCCGCCAGCATCGTCCTGACCGCCGGTCTCGCGATAGCGTTCTTTCTCGCGGATACGCCCGAGACGTTCGAGTGGCTGTTGACCGGCGACGGGAGTATCTACCTCGTCGTCGCGGAGGCGCTCTTGCTCGGATTCGGAACGGTCGCCGCCGCGTTGCTCTCGTTCTCACTGGGCTGGATACCGAAGCGTGTCGTCGGGTTCGCGGTTCCCACCGGGCGACAACTGCTCGTCGGCGTCGGTGCCACCGTCGGCCTCGTCGTCCTCGCGGCGTTGCTGTCCGCGCTCGTCGAATTCGTGGGTGCTCCCGCGTCGGACCACGCGCTCTTCGACGAGGACGCTCCCGTGAGTTACTACGTCGTCCTCGCCGTGCTCTCGATTCTGGTAATCGGCCCCGTCGAAGAACTGCTGTTTCGCGGGCTAATACAGAACTACCTGCGCTCCGCAGTCACGCCCGTATGGGCGGTCGTCTGGACGTCAGTCCTCTTCGCCGTCGTTCACCTGCCGGCGTATCTCACGGGCGCGTTCTCGACCGCCGTGGCCTCACTCGCCGTAATCTTCGTCCTCTCGCTGGTACTGGGAGCAATCTACGAACGGTATCGAAACGTCGTCCTCGTCATGTTGATCCACGGCTTCTACAACGCCGTGCTGTTCGGGTTCGAAATCGTCGCCTGA
- the hisI gene encoding phosphoribosyl-AMP cyclohydrolase → MDDGIAVDFGEDGLVPAVAQDAETGEILMLAYVSPEALERTRETGRAHYYSRSRDELWEKGATSGHVQSVEEIRVDCDADTLLYLVDQEGGACHTGHRSCFYRTIEGENVGEQVFDPDEVYE, encoded by the coding sequence ATGGACGACGGCATTGCGGTCGACTTCGGCGAGGACGGACTCGTCCCCGCCGTCGCACAGGACGCCGAGACGGGCGAGATACTCATGCTCGCCTACGTCTCCCCCGAGGCCCTCGAGCGAACCCGCGAGACCGGTCGTGCCCACTACTACTCCCGGAGCCGCGACGAACTCTGGGAGAAAGGCGCGACGAGCGGCCACGTGCAGTCGGTCGAGGAGATTCGGGTCGACTGCGACGCCGATACCCTCCTCTATCTGGTCGACCAGGAAGGTGGCGCGTGTCACACCGGACATCGGTCGTGTTTCTACCGAACGATAGAGGGCGAGAACGTCGGCGAACAGGTGTTCGACCCCGACGAAGTGTACGAATGA
- the nikB gene encoding nickel ABC transporter permease, with translation MRRITYLAYRLLTALGVTFGVSVVTYGLIFLTPGDPAKVILRQQLDRQPSAAEIEAFRAENGLDDPVPIQYVNWLTDVVQGDLGTSYYSDTPVSTLILEALPFTLELAVAAMIVALAIAIPTGVLSAVHRGTSIDYASQLGALLGVSMPNFWLGYLLILVFALTLGVAPVSGAGSYDRLILPAITLGTGMAAVLTRLVRASMLEVLEAGYVDAARTRGLRERIVVYKHALRNALVPVVTVLGLQLGTLLNGAVVVEIVFQRPGLGTVLVDAVFERNYPVVQGIALVTAVVFVVTNLVVDLTYQYLDPRVALGGEAR, from the coding sequence ATGAGACGCATTACGTACCTCGCTTACCGGCTGTTGACGGCGCTTGGCGTGACGTTCGGCGTTTCGGTCGTTACCTACGGCCTGATCTTTCTCACGCCCGGCGACCCAGCGAAAGTGATCCTCAGACAGCAACTCGATCGACAGCCGTCCGCAGCCGAAATCGAAGCGTTTCGCGCAGAGAACGGTCTCGACGATCCAGTTCCAATCCAGTACGTGAACTGGCTCACCGACGTCGTTCAGGGAGATCTCGGCACTTCCTACTACAGCGACACGCCGGTCTCGACGCTCATTCTCGAGGCGTTACCGTTTACTCTCGAGTTGGCCGTTGCCGCAATGATCGTCGCACTCGCAATCGCGATTCCGACCGGCGTCCTCAGTGCCGTTCATCGGGGGACGTCGATCGATTACGCGAGTCAGCTCGGCGCGTTGCTCGGCGTTTCGATGCCGAACTTCTGGCTCGGCTACCTGCTGATTCTGGTATTCGCGCTCACGCTCGGCGTCGCACCGGTTTCCGGGGCCGGGAGTTACGACCGGCTGATCCTGCCGGCGATCACGCTCGGAACCGGGATGGCGGCCGTCCTGACCCGCCTCGTCAGAGCCTCGATGCTCGAGGTGCTCGAGGCGGGATACGTCGATGCCGCCCGGACCAGGGGGTTACGGGAGCGAATCGTCGTCTACAAACACGCCCTCCGGAACGCGCTCGTCCCCGTCGTGACGGTTCTCGGCCTGCAGTTGGGGACGTTGTTGAACGGCGCAGTCGTCGTCGAAATCGTCTTCCAGCGGCCGGGGCTCGGAACGGTGCTCGTCGATGCGGTGTTCGAACGCAACTACCCGGTCGTTCAGGGTATCGCCCTCGTTACGGCGGTCGTGTTCGTCGTCACGAACCTGGTCGTCGACCTCACGTACCAGTACCTCGATCCGCGGGTCGCGCTCGGGGGTGAGGCGAGATGA
- the nikC gene encoding nickel transporter permease, producing the protein MIDGFVSAGRSLRRRYRVLCRSRKSAVFFANPLNVAGLLIVATITVVAVVGPLVAPHDPTSQELANRLQGPSMAHPLGTDQLGRDVFSRLLYGARLSLGIAVAVTTIRLVLGSTVGLVAGFVGGWVDEFLMRLVDVQLAFPGLVLALVIAGILGPSLRNVMVALAVVGWGSYARIVRGSVLSMREREFIDAAQLMGVSRPRIAVRHLLPNVVSPVVVLATMNLGTVILGTAGLSFIGLGAQPPTPEWGTMLSAGRHHLRDAWWIANAPGAAIMLTVLGFNLLGDGLRDVLDPKHDATLEKPT; encoded by the coding sequence ATGATCGACGGCTTCGTCTCGGCTGGGCGAAGCCTTCGCCGACGGTATCGTGTGCTGTGTCGCTCACGTAAATCGGCCGTATTTTTCGCGAATCCGCTCAACGTTGCGGGTCTTTTGATCGTCGCGACGATTACGGTCGTCGCCGTCGTCGGACCTCTCGTTGCGCCGCACGATCCGACGAGCCAGGAGTTGGCGAACCGATTGCAGGGGCCGTCGATGGCCCATCCACTGGGAACGGATCAACTGGGGCGAGACGTGTTTTCCCGGCTGCTCTACGGTGCTCGCCTGTCGCTCGGAATCGCCGTCGCCGTCACTACGATCAGGCTCGTTCTGGGCTCGACGGTCGGTCTCGTCGCCGGATTCGTCGGCGGCTGGGTCGACGAATTTCTGATGCGGCTGGTCGACGTACAGCTCGCGTTTCCGGGACTCGTGCTCGCGCTCGTAATCGCGGGAATACTCGGCCCCAGCCTACGAAACGTGATGGTTGCACTCGCAGTCGTCGGCTGGGGATCGTACGCCCGGATCGTCCGCGGGAGCGTGCTCTCGATGAGAGAACGCGAGTTTATCGACGCAGCACAGCTCATGGGTGTCTCCCGGCCTCGAATCGCAGTCCGACACCTCCTCCCCAACGTCGTCAGTCCGGTCGTCGTCCTCGCCACGATGAATCTGGGCACGGTCATCCTGGGAACCGCGGGTCTCTCGTTTATCGGCCTCGGCGCACAGCCGCCGACCCCGGAGTGGGGGACGATGCTGTCGGCCGGCCGCCACCACCTCCGTGATGCCTGGTGGATCGCGAACGCGCCGGGCGCAGCGATCATGCTGACTGTCCTCGGGTTCAACCTGCTCGGGGACGGGCTTCGGGACGTACTCGATCCGAAACACGACGCGACCCTCGAGAAACCGACCTGA
- a CDS encoding DUF7118 family protein, translated as MSERIQTSDAPVPNDEPTPLESLEAARNRYEKARRRIEEEGGEAVEDAADAYRSATDLLDSYVDRATGTGRENFKAYVELEGKFASLVENLPEDLQSRAAFEDALDSIDKRRLSESDFEKAHAALEPAERYDELLREREDAREQVAEARKDASRRLGAIDDELDERERLLELANADLDAPVERLREPIEAYNEAIREAVTEYRLEASAREVFALLERSRWYPFVGYEHPPEDLREYVETSSDGEYTIPELLEYADYSRSKLEHYVEDADVLKRRVATQRTFLDNVDAEPLTIEWPPGPAGELRRRTREYRPFVERVGGGELVERLRDVRTLTYDDEYDRLQTAAQAVAQLTPEERERLTDGRVADELEALREERERLEEALEVDDPV; from the coding sequence ATGAGCGAACGAATCCAGACCAGCGACGCACCCGTGCCGAACGACGAACCGACCCCGCTCGAGTCCCTCGAGGCTGCACGCAATCGCTACGAGAAGGCACGACGTCGAATCGAGGAGGAAGGCGGCGAGGCGGTCGAAGACGCCGCCGACGCCTACCGATCGGCGACAGACCTCCTCGACTCCTACGTCGACCGGGCGACCGGAACCGGCCGGGAGAACTTCAAGGCCTACGTCGAACTCGAGGGGAAGTTCGCCAGTCTGGTCGAGAACCTGCCCGAGGACCTGCAGAGCCGCGCCGCCTTCGAGGACGCGCTCGATTCGATCGACAAACGACGGCTCAGCGAGTCCGACTTCGAGAAGGCCCACGCCGCACTCGAGCCGGCCGAACGGTACGACGAGTTGCTTCGGGAGCGAGAGGATGCCCGCGAACAGGTAGCGGAGGCCCGGAAAGACGCGTCCCGTCGACTCGGGGCGATCGACGACGAACTCGACGAGCGCGAGCGGTTGCTCGAACTCGCGAACGCGGACCTGGACGCGCCGGTCGAACGTCTCCGGGAGCCGATCGAGGCGTACAACGAGGCGATCCGCGAAGCAGTCACCGAGTATCGACTCGAGGCTTCGGCCCGCGAGGTGTTCGCCCTCCTCGAGCGCAGTCGGTGGTATCCCTTCGTCGGGTACGAGCACCCGCCCGAGGACCTCAGAGAGTACGTCGAGACCAGTTCCGACGGTGAGTACACGATTCCGGAACTGCTCGAGTACGCCGATTACTCGCGGTCGAAACTCGAGCACTACGTCGAGGACGCGGACGTCCTCAAACGGCGGGTGGCGACCCAGCGGACCTTCCTCGACAACGTCGACGCCGAACCATTGACGATCGAGTGGCCGCCCGGACCGGCGGGCGAACTCCGTCGGCGCACCCGCGAATACCGGCCGTTCGTCGAGCGCGTCGGCGGCGGGGAACTCGTCGAACGCCTGCGGGACGTCCGTACCCTGACCTACGACGACGAGTACGACCGGCTCCAGACCGCAGCCCAGGCGGTCGCTCAACTCACCCCCGAGGAACGCGAGCGGCTGACCGACGGCCGCGTCGCCGACGAACTCGAGGCGCTGCGGGAAGAACGGGAACGACTCGAGGAGGCGCTCGAGGTCGACGACCCGGTGTGA
- a CDS encoding GNAT family N-acetyltransferase, whose amino-acid sequence MEIRHVEGREDVRGVVRAHGLAWREGYDGILPEDALESQPVDPTAEELEPWVDGLAENEEGVLIAVDEGEVQGFVDLRWGDAETKEFVADDEVELKAIYVHPDCWNEGVGTALLESGLELLPDSVDTVRLEVFAANDDARQFYERRGFEHTDDREIEIGDGSYETSIYTLVL is encoded by the coding sequence ATGGAAATCCGACACGTCGAGGGTCGAGAAGACGTCCGTGGCGTCGTCAGGGCCCACGGACTGGCGTGGCGCGAGGGCTACGACGGGATACTCCCCGAGGACGCCCTCGAGTCCCAGCCGGTCGATCCGACCGCGGAGGAACTCGAGCCCTGGGTCGACGGCCTCGCGGAAAACGAAGAGGGCGTCCTGATCGCCGTCGACGAGGGTGAAGTCCAGGGATTCGTCGACCTGCGATGGGGCGACGCGGAGACGAAGGAGTTCGTGGCCGACGACGAGGTGGAACTGAAGGCGATCTACGTCCATCCCGACTGCTGGAACGAAGGCGTCGGCACCGCCCTACTCGAGAGCGGACTCGAGCTACTCCCCGACTCCGTCGATACCGTCCGACTCGAGGTGTTCGCGGCGAACGACGACGCCCGGCAGTTCTACGAGCGCCGGGGATTCGAACACACCGACGACAGGGAGATTGAGATCGGAGACGGATCGTACGAGACGTCGATCTATACGTTGGTTCTGTAG
- a CDS encoding dipeptide ABC transporter ATP-binding protein, with product MRSIHTDSSFDVDSSSSDSSDRDTDADQPLLAVDDLHTQFRTPDGVVRAVDGASLTVGDGEIVGLVGESGFGKSVTARSIVGLQEPGEITDGTIQLDGIDVTEATGRELRRLRGTTVSMVFQNPTETLNPVFDVGEQIAESFKVHDRPDSQRLLDYLHVPPFSRRSEWRDYRDQAVDLMEQVGIASPEDRVDAYPHELSGGMCQRASIAIALATDPALLIADEPTTALDATTQAQLLDRFRQLNEERDTAILLITHDLGVVAELCDRVVVMYDGDVVETGPTERILESPRHPYTRSLLECLPQRVPRGARLPTIEGTVPEPTEERTGCSFAPRCDHATDACRDGEIPTVEFGDDLGSATCGEPSALEDFGRTDHPSKPSAATTTGRDVLGEGDAGSSENRSERRAETRDSDPPLVELEGVSKRYSLADGMLERLLGTEDSLRAVTDVDLTVLSGETVALVGESGCGKSTLANLVTGLETPTEGTIRFGGRTVGRATERAHDDLADVGVVFQDPRSSLNPRLTVEKAVAEPLHSHGWDRERREARVQELLEQVGVPERHATSYPHELSGGQVQRVAIARAIALDPRLVVLDEPVSALDVSVQARILNLLADLQAELDLTYLCISHDLGVVEHVADRVAVMYLGELMEVGPVDYVFDRPSHPYTKALLEAIPSVDANGEPSGRPLSGSVPSPIDPPDGCAFRTRCPRAEPDCANRDPDQQRLGPVRSKCHFPE from the coding sequence ATGCGTTCGATACACACAGATTCGTCTTTCGACGTCGATTCGTCCAGTAGCGACAGCAGTGACAGAGACACCGACGCCGATCAACCGTTGCTCGCAGTCGACGACCTCCACACGCAGTTTCGAACGCCGGACGGCGTCGTCCGCGCGGTCGACGGCGCATCGTTGACCGTCGGTGACGGCGAAATCGTCGGTCTCGTCGGCGAAAGTGGCTTCGGGAAGTCGGTGACGGCCCGGTCGATCGTCGGCTTACAGGAACCGGGCGAGATCACCGACGGAACGATCCAGCTCGACGGGATCGACGTGACCGAAGCAACCGGCAGAGAGCTTCGCAGGCTCCGCGGAACGACCGTTTCGATGGTGTTCCAGAACCCCACCGAGACGCTCAATCCCGTCTTCGACGTCGGCGAACAGATCGCCGAATCGTTCAAAGTCCACGACCGACCTGACTCGCAGCGCCTGCTCGACTACCTGCACGTGCCGCCGTTCAGTCGCCGGTCGGAGTGGCGCGATTACCGCGACCAGGCCGTCGACCTCATGGAACAGGTCGGAATCGCGAGTCCCGAAGACCGCGTCGACGCCTATCCGCACGAACTCTCCGGCGGGATGTGCCAGCGAGCCAGTATCGCCATCGCACTCGCGACCGATCCAGCGTTACTGATCGCCGACGAACCCACGACCGCGCTCGACGCAACGACCCAGGCGCAGTTGCTGGATCGGTTCCGGCAGCTCAACGAGGAACGTGACACGGCAATCCTCCTGATCACGCACGACCTCGGCGTCGTCGCCGAACTCTGCGATCGCGTCGTCGTGATGTACGACGGCGACGTGGTCGAAACCGGCCCGACCGAACGGATTCTCGAGTCTCCCCGTCACCCCTACACCCGATCGCTGCTCGAGTGTCTGCCCCAGCGCGTTCCACGCGGCGCTCGCTTGCCGACGATCGAGGGAACGGTCCCGGAACCCACCGAGGAGCGGACCGGCTGTTCGTTCGCCCCGAGATGCGATCACGCGACCGACGCCTGTCGAGACGGCGAAATTCCGACGGTCGAGTTCGGAGACGATCTGGGTAGCGCGACCTGTGGGGAGCCGAGCGCCCTCGAAGACTTCGGGCGGACGGACCACCCATCGAAGCCCTCGGCCGCGACGACGACCGGTAGGGACGTTCTGGGCGAAGGTGACGCCGGCTCGAGTGAAAACCGATCGGAACGACGGGCCGAGACGCGCGATTCCGATCCGCCGCTCGTCGAACTCGAGGGCGTTTCGAAACGGTACTCGCTCGCCGACGGGATGCTCGAGCGACTGCTTGGAACCGAGGATTCGCTTCGAGCAGTCACCGACGTCGATCTCACGGTTTTGTCGGGGGAAACAGTCGCGCTCGTCGGCGAAAGCGGCTGTGGCAAGTCGACGCTCGCGAACCTCGTGACTGGTCTCGAGACGCCGACAGAGGGGACGATTCGGTTCGGCGGGCGAACGGTCGGCCGAGCGACCGAACGCGCCCACGACGACCTCGCCGACGTCGGCGTCGTCTTTCAGGATCCGCGCTCGAGTCTCAATCCGCGGCTGACGGTCGAGAAAGCGGTCGCCGAACCGCTGCACAGCCACGGGTGGGACCGGGAGCGCAGAGAAGCACGCGTCCAGGAGCTACTCGAGCAGGTCGGCGTTCCGGAACGGCACGCGACGAGTTATCCACACGAACTCTCGGGTGGGCAGGTACAACGCGTCGCCATCGCTCGAGCGATCGCACTCGATCCACGGCTCGTCGTCCTCGACGAACCCGTCTCCGCGCTCGACGTGTCGGTACAGGCACGCATTCTCAATCTCCTGGCCGACCTCCAGGCGGAACTCGACCTGACGTATCTCTGTATCTCCCACGACCTCGGCGTCGTCGAACACGTCGCGGATCGCGTCGCGGTCATGTACCTCGGCGAACTGATGGAAGTCGGTCCCGTCGATTACGTGTTCGATCGGCCGAGTCACCCCTACACGAAGGCGCTACTCGAGGCGATTCCATCGGTCGACGCCAACGGAGAGCCGTCCGGTCGACCACTCTCCGGATCGGTTCCGAGCCCGATCGATCCGCCGGACGGCTGTGCCTTCCGGACGCGGTGTCCGCGAGCCGAACCCGACTGTGCGAACCGCGACCCCGACCAGCAGCGACTCGGACCGGTTCGGTCGAAGTGTCACTTCCCGGAGTGA